Proteins encoded within one genomic window of Granulicella pectinivorans:
- a CDS encoding aldo/keto reductase family oxidoreductase: MSTRTPFTLPKTNITLNRMGYGAMKLAGPHVWGPPADVDQAIAILREAVASGVNHIDTSDFYGPHVTNQIIKQALHPYAAHLTIVTKLGARRGADSSWLPALSKQELIDGAHDNLRNLGLDVLDIVNLRVGPPLIPADGSIAEPLTVLAELQQQGLIRHIGLSNVSPAQLAEAQKIANIVCIQNEYNIAKRTDDAFIDDLARQGIAYVPFFPLGGFTPLQSSTVDEVAKSLEATPMQVALAWLLHRSPNILLIPGTSSLVHLRENLQAANLDLPAEALATLNGLA; the protein is encoded by the coding sequence ATGTCGACCCGCACCCCTTTCACCCTTCCCAAAACGAACATCACCCTGAACCGCATGGGATACGGCGCCATGAAGCTCGCCGGACCCCACGTCTGGGGCCCGCCCGCCGACGTCGATCAGGCCATTGCCATCCTCCGAGAGGCCGTCGCCTCCGGCGTCAACCACATCGATACCTCGGACTTCTACGGGCCGCACGTCACCAACCAGATCATCAAACAGGCCCTCCACCCCTACGCCGCCCACCTCACCATCGTCACCAAACTCGGTGCCCGCCGCGGAGCCGACTCCTCCTGGCTTCCCGCCCTCTCCAAACAGGAGCTCATCGACGGTGCCCACGACAATCTCCGCAACCTGGGCCTCGACGTGCTCGACATCGTCAACCTCCGCGTAGGCCCACCCCTCATCCCCGCCGACGGCTCCATCGCGGAACCCCTGACGGTCCTCGCCGAACTCCAGCAGCAGGGTCTCATCCGCCACATCGGCCTCTCGAACGTCTCCCCCGCACAACTCGCCGAAGCCCAGAAGATCGCCAACATCGTCTGCATCCAGAACGAATACAACATCGCCAAACGCACCGACGACGCCTTCATCGACGATCTGGCCAGGCAGGGAATCGCCTACGTCCCCTTCTTCCCCCTCGGCGGCTTCACCCCGCTCCAGTCCTCCACGGTCGATGAGGTAGCAAAGTCCCTCGAAGCCACCCCCATGCAGGTTGCCCTCGCCTGGCTCCTCCACCGTTCGCCCAACATTCTCCTCATACCCGGCACCTCATCTCTCGTCCACCTCCGCGAGAATCTGCAAGCCGCCAACCTCGACCTGCCCGCCGAAGCTCTCGCCACCCTCAACGGCCTCGCGTAG
- a CDS encoding cytochrome C assembly family protein has translation MAISLMSLLWLRVAVLLYGIASLAVLPAALYDRPRWRHVAVPATIAALLFHFVSFSESMNAAHHALPVDTHETQGLLALLLALAFLLVYWRYKTVSLGIFILPIVVLLTVVPAFRPSHENLALAHSNWIFLHVILLLAGYACLILSLLASLLYLVQERRLKAKSHLLPRVKLPPLDTIDQIALKTLLFGLPCMTAGLLIGSAVAATTVGPAFFIDPKVLLSFAMWLAYVGMIHIRRISGLRGRRAVYLSTFVFFVVVTVWAANQFSAVHKFGGV, from the coding sequence ATGGCCATCTCTCTTATGTCCCTCCTCTGGCTCAGAGTCGCGGTTCTCCTCTACGGCATAGCGTCCCTCGCGGTGTTGCCCGCGGCCCTGTACGATCGCCCCCGCTGGCGTCACGTCGCCGTCCCCGCCACCATCGCCGCCCTGCTCTTCCACTTCGTCTCCTTCTCGGAGAGCATGAATGCCGCGCACCACGCCCTCCCCGTCGACACGCACGAGACCCAGGGACTCCTCGCCCTCCTCCTCGCGCTCGCCTTCCTGCTCGTTTACTGGCGCTATAAGACCGTCTCCCTCGGCATCTTCATCCTGCCCATCGTCGTCCTCCTGACGGTCGTCCCGGCCTTCCGCCCCAGCCACGAGAACCTCGCCCTCGCCCACTCCAACTGGATCTTCCTCCACGTCATCCTGCTCCTCGCTGGATACGCCTGCCTCATCCTCTCCCTCCTGGCCTCGCTCCTCTACCTGGTGCAGGAGCGCCGCCTCAAGGCGAAATCCCACCTCCTCCCGCGCGTGAAGCTCCCGCCCCTCGACACCATCGACCAGATCGCCCTCAAGACCCTCCTCTTCGGCCTCCCCTGCATGACCGCCGGCCTCCTCATCGGATCCGCCGTCGCCGCCACCACCGTCGGCCCCGCCTTCTTCATCGACCCCAAGGTCCTTCTCTCCTTCGCCATGTGGCTCGCCTACGTTGGCATGATCCACATCCGCCGCATCTCCGGCCTCCGCGGACGCCGCGCCGTCTATCTCTCCACCTTCGTCTTCTTCGTCGTCGTCACCGTCTGGGCCGCCAACCAGTTCTCCGCCGTCCACAAGTTTGGTGGCGTATGA
- the hemA gene encoding glutamyl-tRNA reductase: MSQNLVLLGINHTTAPIEVRERLAIPAGRLADATRTLLHQPGIREGLILSTCNRVELLTLQQDTPDLLRFLDEYFAVPAATIRPHLYEFREREAVRHLFRVASSLDSMVVGEPQILGQVKESYTVAREVGAVASNLEGLLQRAFTVAKRVRTETQVGSSSVSIASVAVDLARKIFGSLSGKTILLVGAGKMSELAARHLIQQGAASILVSNRTYARAEKIAATITASIGEKPVTAEILPFEDLYAHAHRADIVITSTGAPDKIFTRAHGRQFLDRRRNRPMFFIDIAVPRDVDPDMNKVEGCFVYDIDDLQQTAAANLADRSREAAAAETIVSGEVDRYQQRIQSLDAVPAIKALQQSAEIIRLGELGRIESKLGDLTPAQREVVEAMTRSLTAKLLHPQLTALRDPSKRNLG; this comes from the coding sequence ATGAGCCAGAACCTCGTCCTCCTCGGCATCAACCACACCACCGCCCCCATCGAGGTCCGCGAGCGCCTCGCCATCCCCGCCGGTCGCCTCGCCGACGCCACGCGCACCCTGCTCCACCAGCCCGGCATCCGCGAAGGCCTCATCCTCTCCACCTGCAACCGCGTCGAGCTCCTCACCCTCCAGCAGGACACCCCAGACCTCCTCCGCTTCCTCGACGAGTACTTCGCCGTCCCCGCCGCCACCATCCGCCCGCACCTCTACGAGTTCCGCGAGCGCGAGGCCGTCCGACATCTCTTCCGCGTAGCCAGCTCCCTCGACTCCATGGTCGTCGGCGAGCCCCAGATCCTCGGCCAGGTCAAAGAGTCCTACACCGTGGCCCGCGAGGTCGGAGCCGTCGCCAGCAACCTCGAAGGCCTCCTCCAGCGCGCCTTCACGGTAGCCAAGCGCGTCCGCACCGAAACCCAGGTAGGCTCCTCCTCCGTGTCCATCGCCAGCGTAGCGGTCGACCTGGCCCGGAAGATCTTCGGGTCGTTATCAGGAAAGACGATCCTCCTCGTTGGAGCCGGCAAAATGTCCGAGCTGGCAGCCCGCCATCTCATCCAGCAGGGCGCAGCCTCCATCCTCGTCTCCAACCGCACCTACGCCCGCGCCGAAAAGATCGCTGCCACCATCACCGCGTCCATCGGCGAGAAGCCCGTCACCGCCGAGATCCTGCCCTTTGAGGATCTCTACGCGCACGCCCATCGCGCCGACATCGTCATCACCTCCACCGGTGCCCCCGACAAAATCTTCACCCGCGCCCACGGCCGCCAGTTCCTCGACCGTCGCCGCAACCGTCCCATGTTCTTCATCGATATCGCCGTCCCCCGCGACGTCGACCCCGACATGAACAAGGTCGAGGGCTGCTTCGTCTACGACATCGACGACCTCCAGCAGACCGCCGCCGCCAACCTCGCCGACCGCTCCCGCGAAGCCGCCGCCGCCGAGACCATCGTCTCCGGTGAAGTCGACCGTTACCAGCAGCGCATCCAGTCCCTCGACGCCGTCCCCGCCATCAAGGCCCTCCAGCAAAGCGCCGAGATCATCCGTCTCGGCGAACTCGGCCGCATCGAGTCCAAGCTCGGCGACCTGACCCCCGCCCAGAGGGAAGTGGTCGAGGCGATGACCCGCTCCCTCACCGCCAAGCTCCTCCACCCTCAGCTCACCGCCCTCCGCGACCCCAGCAAACGCAACCTCGGCTAA
- a CDS encoding carboxypeptidase-like regulatory domain-containing protein — MKLINFVLLASLSCALAAQTPAPVQPQSQPQPLPDAPQAGAGTISGRITDADAYIVPDTIIALDGETPADHQVIAADDQALFTFHDLRPGVTYRLSIHAKGFSDWTSAPILLTPGQTLDLNDIKLVVGDVITTVSAVSAEKVALEQVQNEEKQRVFGFIPNFYVVYDPRFVPLTTKLKFQLAARSATDAVTLGSAVFLGAIDQAAFTPSYVQGTKGFGQRVGAVYANASTNIMIGGAILPTLFHQDPRYFYQGTGTKRSRVIHALSAPFVAKGDNGLWQPNYSSIGGDLISNALSNVYYPPADRGVGLVFTNTLISTAGRMVNGLVQEFLLRKFTSHSQSSF, encoded by the coding sequence TTGAAACTCATAAACTTCGTTTTGCTCGCCTCGCTCTCCTGCGCCCTCGCGGCCCAGACGCCTGCCCCAGTTCAGCCCCAAAGCCAGCCCCAACCCCTTCCCGATGCCCCCCAGGCCGGCGCGGGCACCATCTCCGGCCGCATCACCGACGCCGACGCCTACATCGTCCCCGACACCATCATCGCCCTCGACGGTGAAACCCCCGCCGACCATCAGGTCATCGCCGCCGACGATCAGGCCCTCTTCACCTTCCACGATCTCCGTCCCGGCGTCACCTACCGCCTCAGCATCCACGCCAAGGGCTTCTCCGACTGGACCTCCGCCCCCATCCTCCTCACCCCCGGCCAGACCCTCGACCTGAACGACATCAAGCTCGTCGTGGGCGACGTCATCACGACGGTCAGCGCCGTCTCCGCCGAAAAGGTCGCGCTCGAACAGGTCCAAAACGAAGAAAAACAACGCGTCTTCGGATTCATCCCTAACTTCTACGTCGTCTACGACCCACGCTTCGTCCCTCTCACCACCAAGCTGAAGTTCCAACTCGCCGCCCGCTCCGCGACCGACGCCGTCACCCTCGGCAGCGCAGTCTTCCTCGGAGCCATCGACCAGGCCGCCTTCACCCCCAGCTACGTCCAGGGCACCAAGGGCTTCGGACAGCGCGTCGGCGCCGTCTACGCCAACGCCTCCACCAACATCATGATCGGCGGAGCCATCCTCCCCACCCTCTTCCATCAGGATCCCCGTTACTTCTACCAGGGAACCGGAACCAAGCGCTCTCGCGTCATCCACGCCCTCTCCGCGCCCTTCGTCGCCAAAGGCGATAACGGCCTCTGGCAGCCCAACTACTCCAGCATCGGCGGCGACCTGATATCGAACGCTCTCTCCAACGTCTACTACCCGCCCGCCGACCGTGGCGTTGGCCTGGTCTTCACCAACACCCTCATCAGCACCGCCGGTCGCATGGTCAACGGCCTCGTCCAGGAGTTTCTCCTGCGCAAGTTCACCTCGCACTCCCAGAGCTCCTTCTAG
- the mutS gene encoding DNA mismatch repair protein MutS, with protein MQTPVMRQYFGAKEQHPDCLMFCRVGDFYELFYDDAILVARLLQLTLTARDREKKQPMCGVPWHSAEAYLQKLLRMGYKIALLEQVEDPKLTKTIVKRDVTRVLTPGTSIDPGMEASDSCWLASLSVLGKGIGLALMDLSTGEFRATEFAGDGAWVAATDELGRVKPVELLYPGGGLKGAATLEFGGASEDASGAFEGIRTKTALDEWVFTADYALPMVRNHFKVHSLDGMGLGGHEAAGVAAGAMLHYLRATKQGALEHVDGVRFYERSNCLELDAVSVRNLELVEPLFSGETVQTTLFYTLDACCTPMGKRLLRATLLRPASGLREIAARLEAVGEAAGDLRKREGLRRSMDNVLDLERLLGRVALDSAGPREVLSLAGTIGALPGVRAAVREFGSARWRALAEQLDALEDLHEMIALAIAEDAPVNLADGGVIRAGVDAELDELRELSRSGRQALVAIEERERQRTGIGSLKVRFNTVFGYYLEVTKANAKSVPADYERKQTLVNAERFTTPELKEYEAKILTAQERSGEIERRLFHELRRHLLGGAPRMREAARKIAEIDLLACFSHLAALRGWVKPVVEESSVLEFLGARHPVVERRMEESGVGRFMPNSLHLDAVGGPSIALITGPNMGGKSTYLRQAALLVIMAQCGSFVPADSMRVGLVDRIYTRIGASDNVARGRSTFMVEMTETAAILNTATAKSLVLLDEMGRGTATYDGLSLAWATVEHMHDRIGARTLFATHYHELTLLAEKLARLKNLRVTAKETAGGIVFLHTVETGPASKSYGIEVARLAGLPAQVIGRAREVLKVHERAETQQIREASAPEPASLQMTMFTPLSQRIVDKLAEVDVDEMTPREALNLLAELQRELKGSA; from the coding sequence ATGCAGACGCCGGTCATGCGGCAGTATTTTGGGGCCAAGGAGCAGCATCCGGATTGCCTGATGTTCTGCCGGGTGGGCGATTTTTACGAGTTGTTCTATGACGACGCGATTCTGGTGGCACGCCTGCTGCAACTGACGCTGACGGCGCGGGACCGGGAGAAGAAGCAGCCGATGTGCGGGGTGCCGTGGCACTCGGCCGAGGCGTATCTGCAGAAGCTGCTGCGGATGGGGTACAAGATTGCGCTGCTGGAGCAGGTGGAAGACCCGAAGCTGACAAAGACGATCGTCAAGCGCGATGTGACGCGGGTGCTGACGCCTGGGACGTCGATCGATCCGGGAATGGAGGCGAGCGATAGCTGCTGGCTGGCTAGTTTGTCGGTGTTGGGTAAGGGCATTGGGTTGGCGCTGATGGATCTTTCTACCGGGGAGTTTCGGGCGACGGAGTTTGCGGGGGATGGGGCGTGGGTGGCGGCTACCGATGAGCTGGGGCGGGTGAAGCCGGTGGAGTTGCTGTATCCCGGGGGTGGGTTGAAGGGGGCAGCGACGCTGGAATTTGGTGGAGCGTCGGAGGATGCTTCCGGGGCGTTTGAGGGGATACGGACGAAGACGGCGCTGGATGAGTGGGTATTTACGGCGGACTATGCGCTGCCGATGGTGAGGAATCACTTCAAGGTGCATTCGCTGGACGGCATGGGACTGGGCGGGCATGAGGCGGCGGGGGTGGCGGCGGGGGCGATGCTGCACTATCTGCGGGCGACCAAGCAGGGGGCGCTGGAGCATGTGGATGGCGTGCGGTTCTATGAGCGGTCGAACTGCCTGGAGCTGGATGCGGTGAGTGTGCGGAACCTGGAGCTGGTGGAGCCTCTGTTCTCGGGCGAGACGGTGCAGACGACGCTCTTCTATACGCTGGACGCCTGTTGCACGCCGATGGGGAAGAGGCTGCTGCGGGCTACGCTTCTGCGGCCGGCGAGCGGGTTACGGGAGATTGCGGCTCGGCTGGAGGCGGTGGGTGAGGCTGCGGGGGATCTGCGCAAGCGCGAAGGGCTGCGGCGGTCGATGGATAACGTGCTGGACCTGGAGCGGCTGCTGGGGCGGGTGGCTTTGGATTCGGCTGGGCCGCGGGAGGTGTTGTCGCTGGCGGGGACGATTGGGGCGCTGCCTGGGGTACGGGCGGCGGTCAGGGAGTTTGGCAGTGCTCGGTGGAGGGCGCTGGCGGAGCAGTTGGATGCGCTGGAGGATCTGCATGAGATGATCGCGCTCGCGATTGCGGAAGACGCTCCGGTGAACCTGGCCGATGGCGGGGTGATTCGCGCGGGGGTGGATGCGGAGCTGGATGAGTTGCGGGAGTTGAGCCGGAGCGGGCGGCAGGCGCTGGTGGCGATTGAAGAGCGGGAGAGGCAGAGGACCGGGATCGGGTCGCTGAAGGTGCGGTTCAACACGGTGTTTGGCTACTACCTTGAGGTGACCAAGGCCAATGCGAAGTCGGTGCCGGCGGACTATGAGCGGAAGCAGACGCTGGTGAATGCGGAGCGGTTCACGACGCCTGAGCTGAAGGAGTATGAGGCGAAGATTCTGACGGCGCAGGAGCGGTCGGGGGAGATCGAGCGGAGGCTGTTCCATGAGCTGCGGCGTCATTTGCTCGGTGGGGCTCCGCGGATGCGGGAGGCGGCACGGAAGATCGCGGAGATCGATCTGCTGGCGTGCTTCAGCCATCTGGCGGCGCTGCGTGGGTGGGTGAAGCCGGTGGTCGAAGAGAGCTCGGTGCTGGAGTTTCTGGGGGCGCGGCATCCGGTGGTGGAGAGGCGAATGGAGGAGAGTGGCGTGGGGCGGTTCATGCCGAATTCGCTGCATCTGGATGCGGTGGGTGGGCCGTCGATCGCGCTGATTACAGGGCCGAACATGGGTGGTAAGAGTACGTATCTGCGGCAGGCGGCGCTGCTGGTGATCATGGCGCAGTGTGGCTCGTTTGTGCCGGCGGATTCGATGCGGGTGGGGCTGGTGGACCGCATCTATACGAGGATTGGCGCGAGCGACAATGTGGCGCGAGGCCGGTCGACGTTCATGGTGGAGATGACGGAGACGGCGGCGATTTTGAATACGGCGACGGCGAAGTCGCTGGTGCTGCTGGACGAGATGGGACGCGGCACGGCGACGTATGACGGGTTGTCGCTGGCGTGGGCGACGGTCGAGCATATGCATGACCGGATTGGGGCGCGGACGCTGTTTGCGACGCACTACCATGAGCTGACGCTGCTGGCGGAGAAGCTGGCGCGGTTGAAGAATCTGCGGGTGACGGCGAAGGAGACGGCGGGCGGGATCGTGTTTCTGCATACGGTGGAGACGGGGCCGGCGAGCAAGAGCTATGGCATTGAAGTGGCGCGGCTGGCGGGGCTTCCGGCCCAGGTAATTGGGCGGGCGCGTGAGGTGCTGAAGGTGCATGAGCGGGCGGAGACTCAGCAGATTCGTGAGGCCTCGGCTCCGGAGCCGGCTTCGTTGCAGATGACGATGTTTACCCCGCTGTCGCAGAGGATCGTCGATAAGCTGGCCGAGGTGGATGTGGATGAGATGACGCCACGGGAGGCTCTGAATCTGCTGGCGGAGTTGCAGCGGGAGTTGAAGGGGTCGGCATGA
- a CDS encoding TetR/AcrR family transcriptional regulator, whose product MPTPTIDVFSPRKTPVQARSTASVEAILEATVQVLLSVGQEELTTTKVAHRAGVSVGTLYQYFPNKKALLQEVLTRHLDGVTKAVERVCREQRGQPLQVMATALIEGFLQAKMQSVATSAALYAVASDVDAARIVKTKGTRSLKAIAGMLESSCDAMTREPQRAAEMLYGAMVGVSRGLLESPAPGKIVAGVREELMFFACSYLEACRA is encoded by the coding sequence TTGCCGACACCGACGATCGATGTCTTTAGCCCAAGGAAGACGCCGGTTCAGGCTCGCTCGACGGCGAGCGTGGAGGCGATTCTCGAGGCGACCGTTCAGGTTTTGCTGAGCGTGGGGCAGGAGGAGCTCACGACGACGAAGGTCGCGCATCGGGCGGGGGTGTCGGTGGGCACGCTGTATCAGTACTTCCCGAACAAGAAGGCGCTTCTGCAGGAAGTTCTGACACGGCATCTCGACGGTGTGACCAAGGCGGTGGAGAGGGTGTGCCGGGAGCAGAGGGGGCAGCCTTTGCAGGTGATGGCCACCGCGCTGATCGAGGGTTTTCTGCAGGCGAAGATGCAGAGCGTGGCGACGAGTGCGGCGCTGTATGCGGTGGCCTCGGATGTGGATGCGGCACGCATTGTGAAGACGAAGGGCACGCGTTCGCTGAAGGCGATTGCGGGGATGCTGGAGAGTTCCTGCGACGCCATGACGCGCGAGCCGCAGAGGGCGGCCGAGATGCTGTATGGGGCGATGGTGGGGGTGAGCCGGGGGCTGCTTGAGTCTCCTGCTCCGGGGAAGATCGTGGCGGGGGTGCGGGAGGAGTTGATGTTTTTTGCCTGCTCTTACCTGGAGGCTTGCAGGGCCTGA